In one Nitrospira sp. CR1.1 genomic region, the following are encoded:
- a CDS encoding DUF2309 family protein — protein MDPMMRPGDSTDLETRRMELRGMIRLASEVIAQYWPMRTFVHHNPLHSLEYLPFTETVRRGQQFLGGNGYLPGDLYRRYVKTGRILVRHIDDALALLAKDEEVDLGSCRISRREVMRACLTHGLSRTAEEPIDRLMEREPNEEQVDVLAERLVAFAMPTVQEQMAATVRDDVAALGRDLTLSTWCDRTVGARIGDQINSELIKWCEAFLDEGHATWSMPGRRQGLYAAWKQVAANEWTTCGIADSRRKIAALPEHPEDVVLDCLEALAIPAEFRQDYLGLQLAALPGWTGFIKWRAEENDYAWQQAYPVGLVKFLAVRLWYVRELVEKVCREELGIEGNYRAVLRFMDQQPSAYFMRKEWVAGRLPAPYADRVARLHAQLADQQNRATQSRAWERLTHHYQIDFGPRRERAAQRAMARRLLALAQALEIVPTLLMDAPPAPLRQLLDWMAAFPESAHGPVWLKAFEAGYQEHLFGMLRRAPTKPQPAAPDGQPPVRPHSQSVFCIDVRSEPFRRHLESTGANETYGFAGFFAALIRYRAWGKEHETEQFPVIMRAKNEVREIPRSYLDHYVSKHQSRAKLVHAGHTLLHDLKENVVTPYVMVESLGWFYVLPMMGKTFLPALYKRLTGWIRRLFVPPIATILTVDKLAPAETEEMVVSEQRALIWKALRDRLGLHGSRVEAEFVEALRRRALDEDAPVEPFLSEAARAVDVSSEQLTTFLDELRRHYRINRRAASRQKERITRTGFTLEEQVLTLETALRMMGLVRNFARLVLFCAHGSTTENNPFESALDCGACGGNEGKPNARVLAAMANRAPVRERLAKRGIIIPPDTHFLAGQVDTTTDEVQLFDLEDAPPTHRKDVARLYDDLREAAQLTSQERCARFPEVGAVLPFDKASGHVAARSADWSQVRPEWGLSGNTAFIIGRRELTKGLNLSGRIFLQSYDHREDPTDRWLEVLLTAPQVVAQWINMEHYFSAVDNDVYGSGSKIYHNVVGRVGIMSGPWSDLRLGLAWQTVMNGELPYHEPMRLMTLVEASRSRIEKLIARHEILQHFYHNEWVHLAALDPEDGTWYRYMPSGVWRRVQHPSETSQAG, from the coding sequence ATGGACCCGATGATGCGCCCCGGCGACTCGACCGATCTCGAAACCCGCCGCATGGAATTGCGGGGCATGATTCGGCTCGCCAGCGAAGTCATCGCGCAGTATTGGCCCATGCGAACCTTCGTGCACCACAATCCCCTGCACAGCCTCGAGTATCTGCCGTTTACCGAGACGGTCCGCCGCGGCCAGCAGTTCTTGGGAGGGAATGGATATCTTCCCGGCGACCTGTATCGGCGATACGTCAAGACCGGTCGGATTCTGGTCCGCCACATCGATGACGCGTTGGCGTTGCTCGCGAAGGATGAAGAAGTCGACCTGGGCTCCTGCCGCATTTCACGGCGTGAGGTCATGCGTGCCTGCCTGACCCATGGCCTGTCCCGGACGGCCGAGGAACCGATTGACCGGCTCATGGAACGTGAACCGAACGAGGAACAGGTGGACGTCCTGGCCGAACGCCTGGTCGCCTTTGCCATGCCAACCGTGCAGGAACAGATGGCCGCGACGGTTCGCGACGATGTAGCCGCGTTAGGACGGGACCTCACCTTATCGACCTGGTGCGACCGGACAGTGGGCGCCAGGATCGGTGATCAGATCAACAGCGAACTGATCAAATGGTGCGAAGCCTTTCTGGACGAAGGCCACGCCACCTGGTCGATGCCGGGACGACGCCAGGGGTTGTATGCAGCCTGGAAGCAGGTGGCCGCCAATGAATGGACGACCTGCGGCATTGCCGACAGCCGCCGCAAAATTGCGGCGCTGCCCGAACATCCGGAAGACGTGGTCCTGGATTGTCTCGAGGCCTTGGCAATTCCCGCAGAGTTCCGGCAGGACTATCTCGGCCTTCAGCTGGCAGCGCTTCCCGGTTGGACGGGCTTCATCAAATGGAGGGCCGAAGAAAACGACTATGCCTGGCAGCAGGCGTACCCCGTCGGCCTGGTGAAATTTCTCGCCGTGCGTCTCTGGTATGTGCGCGAACTCGTCGAGAAAGTGTGCCGGGAGGAATTGGGCATCGAGGGAAACTATCGCGCGGTGTTGCGATTTATGGACCAGCAGCCTTCCGCGTATTTCATGCGGAAGGAATGGGTCGCCGGCCGCCTGCCGGCTCCCTATGCCGACCGGGTCGCGCGCCTGCATGCGCAATTGGCTGATCAACAGAACAGGGCCACTCAGTCCCGCGCATGGGAGCGACTGACCCACCACTATCAGATAGACTTCGGCCCGCGCCGGGAACGGGCCGCGCAGCGGGCGATGGCCCGACGCCTGCTCGCGCTCGCCCAAGCGCTTGAGATCGTGCCGACCCTGCTGATGGACGCGCCACCGGCCCCCCTTCGCCAGCTTCTGGACTGGATGGCCGCGTTTCCCGAATCGGCGCATGGCCCGGTCTGGCTGAAAGCGTTTGAGGCGGGCTATCAGGAGCATCTGTTCGGCATGCTGCGGCGCGCGCCGACCAAACCGCAACCCGCGGCGCCCGACGGTCAACCGCCAGTCCGCCCCCATTCGCAATCGGTCTTTTGCATCGATGTGCGATCCGAGCCGTTCCGCCGTCATTTGGAATCGACGGGCGCCAACGAGACCTACGGCTTCGCGGGATTTTTCGCCGCCCTCATTCGATATCGCGCATGGGGCAAGGAGCATGAAACCGAACAGTTTCCGGTGATCATGCGCGCCAAGAACGAAGTCCGCGAAATCCCCCGCAGCTACCTGGACCATTACGTGTCCAAACACCAGTCCCGGGCCAAACTGGTCCACGCCGGTCACACGCTGCTGCACGACTTGAAAGAAAACGTCGTCACACCGTATGTGATGGTCGAATCGCTCGGCTGGTTTTACGTCCTTCCCATGATGGGCAAGACCTTCCTGCCGGCTCTGTACAAACGCCTGACCGGCTGGATCCGCCGGCTGTTTGTCCCGCCGATCGCCACTATTTTAACCGTCGACAAGCTGGCGCCGGCTGAAACCGAAGAAATGGTGGTCTCCGAACAACGCGCGCTGATCTGGAAAGCCCTGCGCGATCGGCTCGGCCTGCATGGCTCGCGAGTGGAGGCCGAATTTGTCGAAGCGCTGCGGCGGCGGGCCCTCGACGAGGATGCGCCCGTCGAACCGTTCCTCAGCGAAGCCGCCCGGGCGGTCGATGTGTCGAGCGAACAATTGACCACCTTTTTGGACGAACTGCGTCGGCACTACCGGATCAACCGGCGCGCGGCGTCGCGCCAGAAAGAACGCATCACCCGCACCGGGTTTACCCTCGAGGAGCAGGTCCTGACCCTCGAAACGGCCTTGCGCATGATGGGCTTGGTGCGCAATTTTGCCCGGCTCGTGCTCTTCTGCGCGCACGGCAGCACGACGGAAAACAATCCGTTCGAGTCGGCGTTGGACTGCGGCGCCTGCGGCGGAAACGAAGGCAAACCGAATGCGCGGGTCCTGGCGGCCATGGCCAATCGCGCCCCGGTGCGCGAACGGCTGGCGAAACGCGGCATTATCATTCCGCCGGATACGCACTTCCTTGCCGGACAGGTCGATACCACAACCGATGAGGTGCAGCTGTTCGATCTCGAAGACGCGCCCCCGACCCACCGTAAAGATGTGGCCCGCCTCTATGATGATTTGCGGGAAGCGGCCCAGCTCACCAGCCAGGAGCGCTGTGCAAGATTTCCCGAGGTCGGCGCCGTCCTGCCCTTCGACAAGGCGTCGGGGCACGTGGCTGCGCGAAGCGCGGACTGGAGTCAGGTGCGGCCCGAATGGGGCCTGTCCGGCAACACCGCCTTCATCATCGGCCGGCGGGAGTTGACGAAGGGGCTGAATCTTTCCGGGCGCATTTTTCTGCAATCCTACGACCATCGGGAAGACCCGACGGATCGCTGGCTCGAAGTGCTCCTCACCGCCCCGCAAGTGGTGGCGCAATGGATCAACATGGAGCATTATTTCTCAGCGGTGGATAATGATGTGTACGGAAGCGGGAGCAAGATCTATCACAACGTCGTCGGCCGCGTCGGGATCATGTCCGGCCCCTGGAGCGATCTTCGCCTCGGCCTGGCCTGGCAAACCGTCATGAACGGTGAGCTGCCCTACCATGAGCCGATGCGCTTGATGACGCTGGTGGAAGCCTCGCGCTCGCGGATCGAAAAACTTATCGCGCGGCATGAAATCCTGCAACATTTCTATCACAACGAGTGGGTCCATCTGGCCGCGTTGGACCCTGAGGACGGCACCTGGTACCGCTACATGCCGTCCGGCGTATGGCGAAGGGTCCAGCATCCCAGCGAGACCTCACAGGCTGGGTAA
- a CDS encoding site-specific DNA-methyltransferase produces MLTRRRPGEVRDAIFSVLSASPGGASVQTIERQVMELIGSAAGSSVRSYLRLNTPTVFVRTARAHYALRSTHGHQISREAPALYQTHRSYTFGRSSVVHADCLDWLKQQQPNSVHAVVTDPPYGLFEYSIDQQNKLRARKGGVWRIPPSFDGTQRSPLPRFTVLSTHDLRNLESFFFDWAKVLIPVLVPGANVIVASNPLLSYLVSGALARAGLERRGEIVRLVMTMRGGDRPKAAHEEFSDISVMPRSMWEPWLLFRKPLEGRVQDNLRKWGTGGFRRPSQDKPFGDVIPSSPTNKLERVLAPHPSLKPQQFLRTLVRGVLPLGKGVILDPFCGAASTIAAAETVGYESVGIEKDLLYFEMARKSLPKLVAFKNDANYSLSL; encoded by the coding sequence ATGCTAACCAGGCGACGACCAGGTGAAGTGCGAGACGCGATCTTTTCTGTCCTTTCTGCCTCGCCAGGTGGCGCTTCTGTTCAGACTATCGAGCGCCAGGTCATGGAGCTGATAGGGTCTGCAGCCGGTTCTAGCGTGCGGTCGTATTTGCGTTTGAATACGCCGACCGTTTTCGTTCGCACAGCGCGTGCACATTATGCTCTCAGATCGACTCACGGACATCAAATCTCTCGTGAAGCGCCAGCCCTATACCAAACACATCGCAGTTATACATTCGGTCGATCAAGCGTCGTTCATGCTGACTGTCTAGATTGGCTCAAGCAGCAGCAGCCGAACTCGGTCCATGCCGTGGTTACTGATCCCCCGTATGGCCTGTTCGAATACAGCATTGACCAGCAGAATAAACTAAGGGCTAGAAAGGGGGGGGTGTGGCGTATCCCTCCGTCCTTTGACGGAACTCAGCGTTCCCCTCTCCCCCGTTTTACGGTTCTCTCGACTCACGACCTGCGTAATCTCGAGTCATTTTTCTTTGACTGGGCCAAGGTACTAATACCGGTCCTTGTACCAGGGGCAAATGTGATTGTTGCTTCGAATCCTCTACTATCCTACTTGGTATCGGGGGCTCTGGCGCGGGCTGGTTTGGAACGCCGAGGTGAGATCGTTCGATTAGTGATGACAATGCGCGGAGGGGACAGACCAAAAGCTGCTCACGAGGAGTTTTCAGATATCAGTGTCATGCCGCGATCCATGTGGGAGCCCTGGCTTCTGTTTCGAAAGCCGCTGGAAGGGCGAGTTCAGGATAACCTCAGAAAATGGGGAACAGGAGGATTCCGTCGTCCCTCCCAAGACAAGCCATTTGGAGATGTCATCCCTTCATCGCCTACGAACAAATTAGAGCGAGTGCTGGCTCCCCACCCAAGCTTAAAACCTCAGCAGTTCCTTCGCACCTTGGTTAGAGGAGTCCTGCCTTTGGGTAAAGGCGTCATACTCGACCCTTTCTGTGGTGCGGCGTCCACCATCGCGGCGGCTGAAACGGTGGGATATGAAAGTGTGGGGATCGAGAAGGATCTGCTCTATTTTGAAATGGCCCGCAAGTCTCTACCCAAACTGGTTGCGTTCAAAAATGACGCCAACTATTCCTTGAGTTTGTAG
- a CDS encoding P-II family nitrogen regulator — translation MAALTLHPMKEIRVIVSGEHRPFVTELLDKVEATGYTIIGNISGKGHHGVREAHFMFSEQESLVMIMAVVPEEKVEPVLAGLRPLFDRHSGVMFVSDVSVSRRDYFGKKSAKP, via the coding sequence ATGGCCGCACTCACGTTGCATCCCATGAAAGAAATCCGCGTCATCGTGTCCGGAGAACACCGGCCGTTCGTGACGGAATTGTTGGACAAGGTCGAGGCGACCGGGTACACGATCATCGGCAACATCTCCGGGAAAGGGCACCATGGCGTCCGCGAAGCGCACTTCATGTTCAGCGAGCAGGAAAGCCTGGTGATGATCATGGCGGTGGTGCCGGAAGAAAAGGTGGAACCGGTATTGGCCGGATTACGCCCGTTGTTCGACCGCCACTCAGGGGTCATGTTCGTGTCTGATGTGTCCGTCAGCCGGCGTGACTATTTCGGAAAGAAGAGCGCCAAACCCTGA
- a CDS encoding alternative thymidylate synthase-like protein, with the protein MTTPARRVIALAPMPPEKSAYALARYSRSPDSIEDSIKWVHGHSSEKFWEQFYFDYGHGSIADLGHVIICFEQISELAAIRLEDEPVWDGQAKSSRYQNFASTSWYVPGTISGQETEGSYLGILRGLQTVYRALHDPLRQFLTEREPRPESMTPAAYQRAITARAFDVTRYLLPLAAQTNVGQVVSIRTLEKQITRLLSSQIPELRQVGEELQDACRKPPVNLWGELCGQAAGLGEPMAPTLARYAKPNVYQAEVYSDLARYAKEVLKGTGLDQPAAYGAAEPVDLIEPHDPLDEVVTTLLYRASQAPYRNILAVVRDWTEKQKQDTLEVAFQKRGPYDELIKEFRSGYAFIFDVMMDIGGWRDMHRHRRCQQVQQNFTTVHGFDTPPILAEAGLEQEYREAMGHVKSDIERLKKASQEAALYAIPFGFSVRCLFKMDYAEAEYIAKLRSGVKGHWSYRTIAWLMKEKIAARYPILGARMQATPPDVQDALTR; encoded by the coding sequence ATGACGACTCCAGCCCGCCGCGTCATCGCCCTGGCTCCGATGCCACCGGAGAAGTCCGCCTATGCCCTGGCCCGGTATAGCCGGTCTCCGGACTCAATCGAAGACAGCATCAAGTGGGTGCACGGCCATTCCTCCGAGAAATTCTGGGAACAGTTTTATTTCGATTACGGGCATGGTTCGATTGCGGACCTGGGCCATGTCATTATTTGCTTCGAACAGATTTCCGAACTCGCCGCCATTCGTCTGGAAGACGAACCGGTGTGGGACGGGCAGGCCAAGTCGAGCCGGTATCAGAATTTCGCCTCGACCAGTTGGTATGTCCCTGGCACGATCAGCGGACAGGAGACGGAGGGAAGCTATCTAGGCATTTTGCGAGGGCTTCAGACGGTCTATCGCGCCCTGCACGACCCCTTGAGGCAATTCCTCACCGAACGTGAGCCTCGACCGGAGAGCATGACCCCCGCCGCCTATCAACGGGCCATCACCGCGCGAGCCTTCGATGTCACCCGTTACCTCCTGCCGCTGGCGGCGCAGACGAATGTGGGGCAGGTTGTCAGCATTCGGACGCTCGAAAAGCAGATCACGCGCCTCTTGTCCTCGCAGATACCGGAATTGCGCCAAGTGGGAGAAGAGTTGCAGGACGCCTGTCGAAAGCCGCCGGTGAATCTGTGGGGTGAACTGTGCGGTCAGGCGGCCGGGTTAGGCGAGCCGATGGCTCCCACTCTGGCGCGGTATGCGAAACCGAATGTCTATCAAGCCGAAGTGTACAGTGACCTGGCCCGCTACGCGAAGGAGGTGCTGAAGGGCACAGGGTTGGATCAACCCGCCGCGTATGGAGCCGCGGAGCCAGTGGATTTGATTGAGCCTCACGACCCGCTGGATGAAGTGGTGACGACGCTGCTCTATCGAGCATCCCAGGCCCCGTATCGAAACATTCTCGCCGTCGTCCGGGACTGGACCGAAAAACAAAAGCAGGACACGCTGGAAGTCGCATTTCAGAAACGCGGACCGTACGATGAATTGATCAAGGAATTCCGCAGCGGATATGCCTTTATCTTTGACGTTATGATGGATATCGGCGGGTGGCGCGACATGCACCGGCACCGCCGCTGCCAGCAGGTGCAACAGAATTTCACCACGGTGCATGGATTCGACACGCCGCCTATCCTGGCTGAAGCCGGGCTCGAACAGGAATATCGAGAGGCGATGGGGCATGTGAAATCGGACATCGAAAGGTTGAAGAAGGCCAGCCAGGAAGCCGCGCTCTACGCCATTCCGTTCGGATTCTCCGTACGCTGCCTGTTCAAGATGGACTATGCCGAAGCGGAATACATCGCGAAATTACGATCCGGGGTGAAGGGGCACTGGTCCTATCGCACCATCGCCTGGCTGATGAAAGAAAAAATCGCCGCCCGGTATCCAATCCTCGGCGCACGCATGCAGGCGACTCCGCCGGATGTGCAGGATGCGTTGACGCGCTGA
- a CDS encoding histidine--tRNA ligase: protein MIKAIKGVKDLLPEESPRWRFIEDTARRWAFNYGFQEIRVPIFETTTLFARSIGATTDIVEKEMYTFADRDGSSLTLRPEGTAGTVRAFIEHNRAADPRPQKYCYAGPMFRHERPQAGRLRQFHQFGVESFGVSDPRADVEVLSLLWRFLSDLTLPGLTLEINNLGYAEDRTRYKPLLVAFLKGVESRLCGNCQRRIEANPLRVLDCKVPECRAATEEAPQLADSLSPEARDHFERVTAGLQAVGIPFHVNARLVRGLDYYCLTAFEVTCSHLGAQNAVGAGGRYDGLVEQLGGAAVPAVGFAVGLERIALMLPETFVVPAIPRVYVAAFGTQAADAGFVLLDELRRAGLSADMDFRSASLKAHLRQADRLGARYTILLGDDEVAKGTATVRNMQTKAQEDVSIPDLVAVFRERLLNGHSTPFSS, encoded by the coding sequence ATGATTAAGGCCATCAAAGGCGTTAAAGATCTCCTTCCGGAAGAGTCCCCTCGTTGGCGATTCATTGAGGATACCGCGCGGCGCTGGGCGTTCAATTACGGATTTCAGGAAATTCGCGTCCCGATCTTCGAGACCACGACGTTGTTTGCGCGCAGCATCGGGGCAACGACGGACATCGTCGAAAAAGAAATGTACACCTTCGCGGATCGGGACGGTTCCTCCCTGACCTTACGGCCGGAAGGAACGGCCGGGACGGTTCGCGCATTCATCGAACATAACCGGGCGGCCGATCCCAGGCCGCAAAAATATTGTTATGCCGGTCCCATGTTCCGCCACGAGCGGCCACAGGCCGGGCGGCTGCGGCAGTTCCATCAGTTCGGGGTGGAATCCTTCGGGGTGTCCGATCCGCGGGCCGATGTCGAAGTCCTGTCGCTTCTGTGGAGATTTCTTTCAGACCTCACGCTGCCGGGGTTGACCCTGGAAATCAATAACCTCGGGTATGCCGAGGACCGGACCCGCTATAAACCGTTGCTCGTGGCGTTTCTGAAGGGTGTGGAAAGCCGTCTCTGCGGGAACTGCCAACGCCGGATCGAGGCGAATCCGTTGCGGGTGTTGGACTGCAAGGTACCCGAATGCCGCGCTGCCACGGAGGAAGCGCCACAGCTGGCCGATTCCCTGTCACCGGAGGCGCGCGATCATTTTGAACGGGTGACGGCTGGCCTCCAGGCCGTGGGTATTCCCTTTCATGTAAACGCTCGCCTCGTCCGTGGCCTCGATTATTATTGCCTCACGGCGTTCGAGGTCACCTGTTCGCATTTAGGGGCGCAAAACGCGGTTGGTGCTGGCGGTCGATATGATGGTCTTGTCGAACAGCTCGGGGGTGCCGCGGTGCCGGCGGTCGGGTTTGCCGTCGGCCTTGAACGGATTGCATTGATGTTGCCCGAGACGTTCGTCGTACCCGCCATCCCGCGAGTCTATGTCGCGGCCTTCGGCACCCAGGCTGCAGATGCCGGCTTCGTACTTCTGGATGAGCTGCGCCGGGCGGGTCTGTCGGCAGACATGGATTTTCGCTCCGCTTCACTCAAGGCTCATCTCAGGCAAGCTGATCGCCTGGGAGCTCGCTACACCATTCTCCTCGGCGATGACGAGGTGGCAAAAGGCACGGCTACTGTGCGCAATATGCAGACGAAAGCCCAGGAAGATGTCTCCATCCCAGACCTTGTTGCCGTGTTTCGAGAGCGGCTTCTCAACGGTCATTCCACTCCTTTTTCCAGTTGA
- a CDS encoding tetratricopeptide repeat protein — MNQPINQIETALLAGDWDRLGYEAGAWIRAIEAADEKDPRPYFALNVTHLIRGEFADAWRVHAHAMQEADDIERVGEWVHTLLKQHPDNAYLNLVQGMFLAQSGQSEQSVVFYKEAVRLAPQSAYPHYFLAQIHERAEHLEMAIKEYREAVKLDPTFAAARTNLGVAYQEQGRLEMAIPQYREVIKLNPNDGVAHANLGCALAEQGKFEPALQAYKEALRLNPNDAEIHFALGGVYETKGRMDLAVKEYRAATEANPELAPAHTALGWLLMEQSRPTEAMDAFNRAVKANPEEAQALYGIGRIYAAKGKRESAAENFSKAIRFEKDPAKKNAIMNALFASGQTGD, encoded by the coding sequence ATGAATCAGCCTATCAATCAGATCGAAACGGCCCTCCTTGCGGGCGACTGGGACCGGTTGGGGTATGAAGCCGGGGCCTGGATCCGTGCGATCGAAGCGGCCGACGAAAAAGACCCTCGGCCCTATTTCGCGTTGAATGTGACACACCTGATTCGCGGTGAATTTGCCGACGCCTGGCGGGTCCATGCCCATGCCATGCAGGAAGCGGATGACATCGAACGGGTGGGGGAATGGGTGCACACCCTCCTGAAGCAGCATCCTGACAATGCGTACCTGAACCTGGTGCAGGGGATGTTTCTAGCGCAGTCCGGCCAGTCGGAACAATCAGTCGTGTTCTACAAAGAAGCTGTCCGGCTTGCCCCGCAATCCGCCTATCCCCATTATTTTCTGGCCCAGATCCACGAGCGGGCGGAGCATCTGGAAATGGCGATCAAGGAATATCGGGAGGCGGTGAAACTCGATCCGACCTTCGCCGCGGCCCGGACAAACCTCGGCGTCGCCTATCAGGAACAGGGCCGGCTCGAAATGGCCATCCCTCAATATCGCGAAGTGATTAAGCTGAATCCGAACGATGGCGTGGCCCATGCCAATCTCGGCTGCGCGCTGGCGGAGCAGGGAAAGTTCGAACCGGCGCTCCAGGCCTACAAGGAAGCGCTGCGTCTCAATCCGAACGATGCGGAAATTCACTTCGCGTTGGGAGGGGTCTACGAAACCAAAGGCCGCATGGATCTCGCCGTCAAAGAGTATCGCGCGGCCACGGAAGCGAACCCGGAACTCGCTCCGGCTCACACCGCGCTTGGCTGGTTGTTGATGGAGCAATCCCGCCCCACCGAGGCGATGGATGCCTTCAACCGCGCCGTGAAAGCCAATCCCGAGGAAGCGCAGGCGCTCTACGGCATCGGCAGAATCTATGCTGCCAAGGGGAAACGGGAAAGTGCCGCCGAAAACTTCTCCAAAGCCATCCGCTTCGAAAAAGATCCTGCCAAGAAGAACGCCATCATGAACGCCCTCTTCGCCAGCGGTCAGACGGGGGATTGA